The Streptomyces avermitilis MA-4680 = NBRC 14893 genome contains a region encoding:
- a CDS encoding HU family DNA-binding protein: MNKAQLVEAIADKVGGRQQAADAVDAVLDAIVRAVVGGDRVSVTGFGSFEKVDRPARYARNPQTGERVRVKKTSVPRFRAGQGFKDLVSGSKKLPRGGEVSVKKAPKGSLTGAASATVKKAAAKKTTAKKATAAAKKTTAKKTTAKKAAPAAKKTTATAKKTTAKKTTAGAKKAAAKKTTAKKATAKKAPAKKATAKKAPAKKSTARKTTAKKATAR, translated from the coding sequence GTGAACAAGGCGCAGCTCGTAGAAGCGATCGCGGACAAGGTCGGCGGCCGTCAGCAGGCCGCCGACGCGGTCGACGCCGTACTGGACGCCATCGTCCGCGCGGTGGTCGGCGGGGACCGGGTTTCGGTCACCGGCTTCGGTTCCTTCGAGAAGGTGGACCGTCCGGCCCGCTACGCCCGCAACCCGCAGACCGGGGAGCGCGTTCGGGTCAAGAAGACCTCCGTGCCGCGCTTCCGCGCCGGCCAGGGCTTCAAGGACCTGGTGAGCGGGTCGAAGAAGCTCCCGCGCGGTGGTGAGGTCTCGGTCAAGAAGGCGCCCAAGGGCAGCCTGACCGGCGCCGCTTCGGCCACGGTCAAGAAGGCCGCGGCCAAGAAGACCACCGCCAAGAAGGCGACGGCGGCCGCGAAGAAGACCACCGCCAAGAAGACCACGGCCAAGAAGGCCGCGCCCGCCGCCAAGAAGACCACGGCGACGGCGAAGAAGACGACCGCCAAGAAGACCACGGCGGGCGCCAAGAAGGCCGCGGCCAAGAAGACCACCGCCAAGAAGGCGACGGCCAAGAAGGCCCCGGCGAAGAAGGCGACGGCCAAGAAGGCCCCCGCCAAGAAGTCGACAGCGCGCAAGACCACCGCCAAGAAGGCCACCGCCCGCTAG
- the leuD gene encoding 3-isopropylmalate dehydratase small subunit: MEAFTTHTGRAVPLRRSNVDTDQIIPAHWLKKVTRDGFEDGLFEAWRKDESFILNRPERTGATVLVAGPDFGTGSSREHAVWALQNYGFKAVISSRFADIFRGNSLKNGLLTVVLEQKIVDALWELTEKDPQAEVTVDLEAREVRAEGITAAFELDENARWRLLNGLDDISITLQNEGDIATYEAKRPSHKPRTLQV, from the coding sequence ATGGAAGCATTCACCACGCACACCGGCCGGGCCGTCCCGCTGCGCCGCAGCAACGTCGACACCGACCAGATCATCCCCGCCCACTGGCTCAAGAAGGTCACCAGGGACGGTTTCGAGGACGGGCTGTTCGAGGCCTGGCGCAAGGACGAGTCCTTCATCCTCAACCGGCCCGAGCGCACGGGTGCCACGGTCCTGGTCGCCGGCCCCGACTTCGGTACGGGTTCCTCGCGCGAGCACGCCGTGTGGGCGCTCCAGAACTACGGCTTCAAGGCCGTCATCTCCTCGCGCTTCGCCGACATCTTCCGCGGCAACTCGCTCAAGAACGGCCTGCTCACAGTGGTTCTGGAGCAGAAGATCGTGGACGCGCTGTGGGAACTCACCGAAAAGGACCCGCAGGCCGAGGTCACGGTCGACCTGGAGGCCCGTGAGGTGCGCGCCGAGGGCATCACGGCGGCCTTCGAGCTCGACGAGAACGCCCGTTGGCGGCTGCTGAACGGCCTGGACGACATCTCCATCACCCTCCAGAACGAGGGCGACATCGCGACGTACGAGGCCAAGCGGCCGTCGCACAAGCCGCGGACGCTCCAGGTCTGA
- a CDS encoding lysophospholipid acyltransferase family protein, protein MPRRRISFWYRFAAVLCKPPLVVLIKRDWRGMENIPVEGGFITAVNHNSHVDPFAYAHYQYNTGRVPRFLAKAGLFKKGFVGAAMRGTGQIPVYRESTDALSAFRAAIDAVERGECVAFYPEGTLTRDPDGWPMTGKTGAARVALQTKCPVIPVAQWGANELLPPYAKKPNLLPRKTHRVLAGPPVDLTRFYDREMSPDLLKEATEVIMAAVTAQLEEIRGEKAPERPYDPRQVRIEQRRRTAAYERAQAQQKAQQRAQQEEEQST, encoded by the coding sequence GTGCCCCGCCGCAGAATCAGCTTCTGGTACCGCTTCGCAGCGGTCCTCTGCAAACCGCCACTGGTGGTTCTGATCAAGCGGGACTGGCGCGGAATGGAGAACATTCCGGTCGAGGGCGGATTTATCACCGCGGTCAACCACAATTCCCACGTCGACCCCTTCGCGTATGCCCACTATCAGTACAACACCGGGCGGGTTCCGCGATTCCTGGCGAAGGCCGGGCTTTTCAAGAAGGGATTCGTGGGGGCCGCGATGCGGGGCACCGGGCAGATCCCCGTGTACCGCGAGAGCACCGATGCGCTGAGCGCCTTCCGGGCCGCGATCGACGCCGTGGAGCGCGGCGAATGCGTCGCCTTCTACCCCGAGGGCACCCTCACCCGCGACCCCGACGGCTGGCCGATGACCGGCAAGACCGGTGCCGCCCGCGTCGCTCTGCAGACCAAGTGCCCGGTGATTCCGGTCGCCCAGTGGGGCGCCAACGAGTTGCTGCCGCCGTATGCCAAGAAGCCCAACCTCCTTCCGCGCAAGACCCACCGCGTGCTCGCGGGCCCGCCGGTGGACCTCACGCGCTTCTACGACCGGGAGATGAGCCCGGACCTCCTGAAGGAGGCGACCGAGGTCATCATGGCGGCCGTCACCGCGCAGCTCGAGGAGATCCGCGGCGAGAAGGCGCCCGAGAGGCCCTACGACCCGCGCCAGGTGCGCATCGAACAGCGCCGGCGGACCGCGGCCTACGAAAGAGCGCAGGCGCAGCAGAAAGCGCAACAGAGGGCACAGCAGGAAGAGGAGCAGAGCACGTGA
- a CDS encoding DUF3515 domain-containing protein: protein MDFSRHRPNTFFGLPVLALLIAATGCSSADDNASATVPSPDAKVTELCQNLDKVLPKKVDGLERKDPEPRSALTAGWGSPAIILRCGVERPAEMLDPKASTTEVNGVGWLVREHDDGSYVFTTSLRRAYVEVRLSAEQAKNGAGSLVDLAKPIKKAIPEGIAD, encoded by the coding sequence GTGGACTTCTCCCGTCACCGGCCCAACACTTTCTTCGGGCTGCCCGTGCTCGCACTGCTGATCGCCGCCACGGGCTGCTCCTCGGCAGACGACAACGCCTCGGCCACGGTTCCCAGCCCGGACGCGAAGGTCACCGAGCTGTGCCAGAACCTGGACAAGGTGCTGCCGAAGAAGGTGGACGGCCTCGAGCGGAAAGATCCCGAGCCCCGGTCCGCGCTGACCGCGGGCTGGGGAAGCCCGGCGATCATACTGCGCTGCGGTGTGGAACGGCCCGCCGAGATGCTCGACCCGAAGGCGTCCACCACCGAGGTGAACGGCGTGGGCTGGCTGGTGCGGGAGCACGACGACGGCTCCTACGTCTTCACCACCAGCCTGCGCAGGGCATATGTCGAGGTCCGGCTCTCCGCGGAGCAGGCGAAGAACGGCGCCGGTTCGCTCGTCGACCTCGCGAAGCCCATCAAGAAGGCGATCCCCGAAGGGATCGCCGACTGA
- the cofC gene encoding 2-phospho-L-lactate guanylyltransferase, with the protein MQWTLVVPLKALARAKSRLADTAGDGLRPGLALAFAQDTVAAALASAAVRDVAVVTGDPVAGRELAALGARIVADEPAGGLNAALAHAAAVVRSGRPDSGVAALNADLPALRPAELARVLEAAVEFPRAFLPDAAAIGTTLLAAAPGRELLPAFGTDSRARHRASGAVELGLGGVNSVRQDVDTGADLRAALALGVGPRTAAAAARLLIPGPQGDR; encoded by the coding sequence GTGCAGTGGACCTTGGTCGTACCCCTCAAAGCCCTGGCGCGGGCCAAGAGCAGGCTTGCGGACACCGCCGGGGACGGACTGCGCCCCGGACTCGCCCTCGCCTTCGCGCAGGACACCGTGGCGGCCGCGCTCGCCAGCGCCGCGGTCCGCGATGTGGCGGTCGTCACGGGCGATCCGGTCGCCGGACGCGAGCTGGCCGCGCTCGGGGCCAGGATCGTCGCCGACGAACCGGCGGGCGGGCTGAACGCCGCGCTGGCGCACGCGGCCGCGGTCGTACGCTCCGGGCGCCCCGACAGCGGCGTCGCGGCCCTGAACGCCGATCTGCCCGCGCTGCGCCCCGCGGAATTGGCCCGGGTACTGGAAGCGGCCGTCGAATTCCCGCGCGCTTTCCTCCCGGATGCCGCCGCAATCGGTACGACTTTGCTGGCCGCCGCTCCGGGTCGCGAATTGCTCCCCGCTTTCGGTACCGATTCCCGGGCCCGTCATCGCGCCTCGGGGGCCGTGGAACTCGGTCTGGGCGGGGTGAACTCCGTACGCCAGGACGTGGACACCGGCGCCGACCTGCGCGCGGCGCTGGCACTGGGGGTGGGCCCGCGCACGGCAGCGGCGGCGGCCCGGCTGCTGATCCCGGGCCCCCAGGGGGATCGATAG
- a CDS encoding D-alanine--D-alanine ligase family protein produces the protein MSTENLPQSPEQPPRKPRVAVVFGGRSSEHGISVVTAGAVLRAIDRTKYDVLPIGITRDGRWALTADEPERMAITDRRTPSVEELAESNEGGVILPVDPANREVVYSEPGSVPKALGEVDVVFPVLHGPYGEDGTLQGLLELSGVPYVGAGVLASAVGQDKEYMKRVFTSFGLKVGPYVVIRPREWERDESAARRKIVDFAGEHGWPLFVKPARAGSSIGITKVDDLAGLDEAVAEAQRHDPKIIVEALLRGREIECGVLEFEDGPRASVPAEIPPAQSHAYYDFEAKYIDSTPGIVPAPLTPEETAEVRRLAVEAFEATSCEGLVRADFFLTEDGDFVINEINTMPGFTPISMYPQMWQASGIAYPELVDRLVEAALRRSTGLR, from the coding sequence ATGAGCACCGAGAACCTCCCCCAGAGCCCCGAGCAGCCGCCTCGCAAGCCGCGTGTGGCCGTCGTATTCGGCGGTCGCAGCTCCGAACACGGGATCTCCGTGGTCACCGCCGGCGCCGTCCTGCGCGCCATCGACCGGACGAAGTACGACGTCCTGCCGATCGGCATCACCCGGGACGGCCGCTGGGCGCTCACCGCCGACGAGCCGGAGCGGATGGCGATCACCGACCGCCGTACGCCCAGCGTCGAGGAACTCGCCGAGTCGAACGAGGGCGGGGTCATCCTGCCCGTCGACCCGGCCAACCGCGAAGTCGTCTACAGCGAGCCGGGATCGGTCCCCAAGGCGCTGGGCGAGGTCGACGTGGTCTTTCCCGTGCTGCACGGCCCGTACGGCGAGGACGGCACCCTCCAGGGCCTCCTGGAGCTGTCCGGCGTCCCGTACGTCGGCGCGGGCGTCCTCGCCTCGGCGGTCGGCCAGGACAAGGAGTACATGAAGCGGGTGTTCACCTCCTTCGGGCTGAAGGTCGGCCCGTACGTGGTGATCCGGCCGCGCGAATGGGAGCGCGACGAGTCCGCCGCCCGCAGGAAGATCGTCGACTTCGCGGGTGAGCACGGCTGGCCGTTGTTCGTGAAGCCCGCACGCGCGGGTTCCTCGATCGGCATCACCAAGGTCGACGACCTCGCCGGCCTCGACGAGGCGGTCGCGGAGGCACAGCGGCACGACCCGAAGATCATCGTGGAGGCGCTGCTGCGCGGCCGCGAGATCGAGTGCGGGGTCCTGGAGTTCGAGGACGGGCCGCGTGCCTCGGTCCCCGCCGAGATCCCCCCGGCCCAGTCGCACGCGTACTACGACTTCGAGGCGAAGTACATCGACTCCACGCCCGGCATCGTGCCGGCGCCGCTGACGCCGGAGGAGACCGCCGAGGTGCGGCGGCTCGCCGTGGAGGCCTTCGAGGCCACCTCCTGCGAGGGCCTGGTGCGCGCGGACTTCTTCCTCACGGAGGACGGCGATTTCGTGATCAACGAGATCAACACGATGCCCGGCTTCACGCCGATCTCGATGTACCCGCAGATGTGGCAGGCGAGCGGTATCGCCTACCCGGAGCTGGTCGACCGTCTGGTGGAGGCGGCGCTGCGGCGTTCGACGGGCTTGCGTTAG
- the rpmB gene encoding 50S ribosomal protein L28 — protein MAANCDVCGKGPGFGNNISHSHRRTPRRWNPNIQRVRTVVGGTPKRVNACTSCIKAGKVSR, from the coding sequence GTGGCTGCCAACTGCGACGTCTGCGGCAAGGGGCCGGGCTTCGGCAACAACATCTCGCACTCCCACCGCCGTACGCCCCGTCGCTGGAACCCGAACATCCAGCGTGTGCGTACCGTGGTGGGCGGGACGCCGAAGCGCGTGAACGCTTGCACCTCGTGCATCAAGGCCGGCAAGGTCTCGCGCTGA
- a CDS encoding Lrp/AsnC family transcriptional regulator, translating into MVQAYILIQTEVGKASTVAETISKIPGVIQAEDVTGPYDVIVRAQAETVDELGRMVVAKIQQVDGITRTLTCPVVHL; encoded by the coding sequence GTGGTACAGGCGTACATCCTGATCCAGACGGAGGTCGGCAAAGCGTCGACCGTCGCCGAGACGATCAGCAAGATCCCGGGGGTGATCCAGGCCGAGGACGTGACAGGACCGTACGACGTCATCGTGCGGGCCCAGGCCGAGACGGTCGATGAACTCGGCCGCATGGTCGTCGCGAAGATCCAGCAAGTGGACGGCATCACCCGTACCCTGACCTGCCCGGTGGTGCACCTGTAG
- a CDS encoding thiamine-phosphate kinase: MKGTVGELGEFGLIRELTSRLTTTPAVRVGPGDDAAVVAAPDRRVVASTDILLEGRHFRRDWSTAYDVGRKAAAQNLADIAAMGAVPTALLLGLVVPAELPATWPSELMDGLRDECQVAGAAVVGGDVVRGDTITVAITALGDLRNHEPVTRGGAQPGDVVAVTGWLGWSAAGHAVLSRGFRSPRAFVEAHRRPEPPYHAGPAAAGLGATAMCDVSDGLIADLGHIAEASKVRIDIRSGAIDIPTQMNDIGQAVGVDPIQWVLTGGEDHAIVATFPPDVKLPARWKVIGEVLNPSALPQVTVDGAPWSSKGGWDHFGDIE; encoded by the coding sequence ATGAAGGGCACCGTTGGCGAGTTGGGGGAGTTCGGGCTCATCCGAGAGCTCACCTCGCGCCTGACCACCACTCCGGCGGTCCGGGTCGGCCCCGGCGACGACGCCGCGGTGGTAGCCGCGCCCGACCGCAGGGTGGTGGCGAGCACCGACATCCTCCTGGAGGGCCGGCATTTCCGCCGCGACTGGTCCACGGCGTACGACGTCGGACGCAAGGCGGCGGCGCAGAACCTCGCGGACATCGCCGCCATGGGCGCCGTACCGACCGCGCTGCTGCTCGGTCTGGTCGTACCCGCGGAACTTCCCGCCACCTGGCCGTCCGAGCTGATGGACGGCCTGCGTGACGAGTGCCAGGTCGCGGGCGCGGCCGTGGTCGGCGGGGATGTGGTGCGCGGGGACACGATCACCGTGGCGATCACCGCGCTCGGCGATCTGCGTAATCACGAGCCGGTGACGCGGGGCGGGGCGCAGCCCGGCGACGTGGTCGCCGTGACCGGCTGGCTGGGCTGGTCCGCGGCCGGGCACGCGGTGCTCTCGCGCGGCTTCCGTTCGCCGCGCGCGTTCGTCGAGGCGCACCGGCGCCCCGAGCCGCCGTATCACGCCGGTCCCGCGGCCGCCGGGCTCGGCGCGACGGCGATGTGTGACGTGAGCGACGGGCTGATCGCCGACCTGGGGCACATCGCCGAGGCGAGCAAGGTCCGGATCGACATCCGCTCCGGCGCCATCGACATCCCGACCCAGATGAACGACATCGGCCAGGCCGTCGGGGTCGACCCCATCCAGTGGGTGCTGACCGGCGGCGAGGACCACGCGATCGTGGCGACCTTCCCGCCGGACGTGAAGCTGCCCGCCCGCTGGAAGGTGATCGGCGAGGTCCTCAACCCGTCGGCGCTGCCGCAGGTCACCGTGGACGGGGCGCCGTGGTCCAGCAAGGGGGGCTGGGACCACTTCGGGGACATCGAGTAG
- a CDS encoding NAD(P)H-dependent glycerol-3-phosphate dehydrogenase, with protein MSTPVKAAVFGTGSWGTAFGMVLADAGCDVTLWARRAELADAVNSTRTNPDYLPGVELPENLRATTDPAEAARAADFTVLAVPSQTLRGNLAEWVPLLAPDTVLVSLMKGVELGSAMRMSEVVEDVAKVGADRIAVVTGPNLAREIAARMPAAAVVACANEAVAQRLQAACHTPYFRPYTNTDVVGCELGGAVKNVIGLAVGIADGMGLGDNAKGSLITRGLAETTRLGLVMGADPLTFSGLAGLGDLVATCSSPLSRNHTFGTNLGRGMTLQETIAVTKQTAEGVKSCESVLDLARRHGVDMPITETVVGIVHEGKPPVVALKELMSRSAKPERR; from the coding sequence GTGAGCACGCCGGTCAAGGCAGCCGTCTTCGGGACCGGATCGTGGGGTACGGCCTTCGGCATGGTGCTCGCCGACGCGGGCTGCGACGTCACCCTGTGGGCGCGCCGCGCCGAACTCGCCGACGCGGTCAACTCCACGCGTACGAACCCGGACTACCTGCCGGGCGTCGAACTCCCGGAGAACCTGCGGGCCACCACCGACCCCGCCGAGGCCGCGCGCGCCGCCGACTTCACCGTGCTCGCCGTCCCCTCGCAGACCCTGCGCGGGAACCTCGCCGAATGGGTGCCGCTGCTCGCACCCGACACGGTCCTCGTCTCCCTCATGAAGGGCGTCGAACTCGGCTCCGCGATGCGGATGAGCGAGGTCGTCGAGGACGTCGCCAAGGTCGGCGCGGACCGTATCGCCGTGGTCACCGGGCCCAACCTCGCCCGGGAGATCGCCGCCCGCATGCCGGCCGCCGCCGTGGTCGCCTGTGCCAACGAAGCCGTCGCCCAGCGCCTCCAGGCCGCCTGCCACACGCCGTACTTCCGCCCGTACACCAACACCGACGTGGTCGGCTGCGAACTCGGCGGCGCGGTCAAGAACGTGATCGGGCTCGCCGTCGGCATCGCGGACGGCATGGGCCTGGGCGACAACGCCAAGGGCTCGCTCATCACGCGGGGACTCGCGGAGACCACCCGGCTCGGCCTGGTCATGGGCGCGGACCCGCTGACGTTCTCCGGTCTCGCGGGCCTGGGCGACCTGGTGGCGACCTGTTCCTCGCCGCTCTCGCGCAACCACACCTTCGGCACCAACCTCGGCAGGGGCATGACCCTCCAGGAGACCATCGCGGTCACCAAGCAGACCGCCGAGGGCGTCAAGTCCTGTGAGTCCGTGCTGGATCTGGCCCGCAGACACGGCGTCGACATGCCGATCACGGAGACGGTCGTCGGCATCGTCCACGAGGGCAAGCCGCCGGTCGTCGCCCTCAAGGAGCTGATGTCGCGCAGCGCGAAGCCGGAGCGGCGCTGA